Within Serratia odorifera, the genomic segment CGTTGCGGTTTTGTGGAATATTCACACACAAAGGAGTGTGGTTCAATGCCATTGTTCAGTCATTAAAGTGAATTGTTCAATTAGGATATCTTATGAATTTACGCTTGCAGGGGTGCACCGTGTTAATCACCGGCGCCAGCGCTGGCATCGGTGCCGGCATGGTACGGGTGTTTGCCTCGCAGGGTGCAAAGGTGATCGCCACCGCACGGCGTACCGAGAGGCTATTGGCGCTGGCCGACCAGGTCGAAAGGCAGGGCGCTGAACGGCCGTCGGTGATAAGCGCCGATCTCACCGACGCTGCGCAGTTGTCCGCTCTGGCGGCGCAGGTTGGCCACTGCGATATTCTGATCAACGCGATGGGCGGGGCCAGACCGACCGCGCTTGACGCCAGCGATGCCGTCTGGGAAGAAGCCTTTGCCTTGAACTTCACCCCTGCCCGGCGATTGACCCAGGCGCTGTTGCCGGGGATGCAGGCGCAGGGCTGGGGGCGCATCATCAATCTCAGTGGCTCGATGGAACCCCGTAACCTGAATGCCGCCAGCGCGGCCAAGGGCGCAATCCACCTGTGGGCCAAAGGGTTGGCAAGCGACGTGGCGGCGCAGGGCATTACCGTCAATACCTTGCAGCCGGGGCGGATCAACAGTGAGCAGATCTGCGAAACGCTGTATCCGACCGAGGCAGCGCGGCAAGCCTATAGCAAGCAACACATTCCGATGGGCTATTTTGGTGAACCCGAAGACGTCGCCTGGTTAGCGGCGTTCCTGTGCTCGCCACAGGCCCATTACATTACCGGCACGGTGATCCCGGTGGACGGCGGCATGCACTATTTCGCCCATTAACCGGCGTTTTGCATAGCGGATCACATTTTTGCGCTTTGCCGCCACAAACGCTTGTCGCGGCAAAAACACGGTGTTAACGTCATTTTTCAGCCGCGTTAGGGTTGTTACTGCTTCGGCAGGCAAAACCTAAATCTCGTGCTTCTGTTGCCCTTTGAATGGGCGCAGAGGCGACGAGGTTTAGGTTTTTTTTTGCGCCGAATTCCGCCGCCGTGTTTGGCCAACAGCGTGTTGGCGGCCGGGTGATATCAGAAATCAAGGAATAACCTTATGAAATATCAACAGTTAGCCAGTGAGATTTTGGCCGGTGTCGGTGGCCGCGACAATGTGAAAAGCCTGGAACACTGTGCGACACGGTTGCGCTTCAAACTGCACCAACGCGACAAGGCGGACGCGGCGACGCTGAAGAACAATAGCGGGGTGATCATGGTGGTGGAGAGCGGCGGCCAGTTTCAGGTGGTGATCGGCAATCACGTCAGCGAGGTTTACGCCGCACTGGAGCAGGCTGCGGGTCTCGATGGCGACGCCACAGCGGCACCGAAGGAGAAAAAGGACGGTCTGTTCAGCCGCTTTATCGACGTGGTGTCCGGCATTTTTACCCCGTTAATCGGCGTCATGGCGGCGTCTGGCATCCTCAAAGGCTTATTGGCACTGACGCTGACCGTCGGCTGGTTACAGGCCGACGGCGGCAGCTATCGCCTGCTGTTTGCCGCCAGCGACGCGCTGTTTTACTTCTTCCCGATCATGCTGGGGTATACCGCCGGTAAAAAATTTGGCGGTAATCCGTTCATCACCATGGCGATTGGTGGAGCCTTGACTCACCCGTTGATGCTCGCCGCGTTTGAGGGCAGCCAGTTGCCTGGTGCTGCCCGGGAATATTTCTTTGGCGTGCCGATTACCTTTATCAACTACAGCTCGTCGGTGATCCCGATCATTTTTGCCGCCTGGGTATCGTGCAAGCTGGAGCCGTGGTTCAACCGGCTGGTGTTCAGTTCGCTGCGCAATTTCACCACGCCGATG encodes:
- a CDS encoding SDR family NAD(P)-dependent oxidoreductase, yielding MNLRLQGCTVLITGASAGIGAGMVRVFASQGAKVIATARRTERLLALADQVERQGAERPSVISADLTDAAQLSALAAQVGHCDILINAMGGARPTALDASDAVWEEAFALNFTPARRLTQALLPGMQAQGWGRIINLSGSMEPRNLNAASAAKGAIHLWAKGLASDVAAQGITVNTLQPGRINSEQICETLYPTEAARQAYSKQHIPMGYFGEPEDVAWLAAFLCSPQAHYITGTVIPVDGGMHYFAH